The Panicum virgatum strain AP13 chromosome 5K, P.virgatum_v5, whole genome shotgun sequence genome has a window encoding:
- the LOC120708107 gene encoding uncharacterized protein LOC120708107, with protein sequence METIKCCIACILPCGALDVVRIVHSNGRVEEISGGPVLAGEIMKAYPKHVLRKPPSTCPADGGGGIVVQKPVILPPNAELQKGKIYFLMPVMAAPATEKAPAPAPEKSAAQAAHAHASAAAAARRRRRRKDHSTAREGAPARSAASASAAGPAAAGGGAEGEKERLLANERYLSEIMKEKASTARDRRRGRVAVWRPHLESITEDDL encoded by the coding sequence ATGGAGACCATCAAGTGCTGCATCGCGTGCATCCTGCCGTGCGGGGCGCTGGACGTGGTGCGGATCGTGCACTCCAACGGCCGGGTGGAGGAGATCAGCGGGGGCCCCGTGCTGGCCGGGGAGATCATGAAGGCGTACCCCAAGCACGTCCTCCGGAAGCCGCCGTCCACGTGcccggccgacggcggcggcggcatcgtcgTGCAGAAGCCCGTCATCCTGCCGCCCAATGCCGAGCTGCAGAAGGGCAAGATCTACTTCCTCATGCCGGTCATGGCAGCCCCGGCAACCGagaaggcgccggcgccggctcccGAGAAGAGCGCGGCGCAAGCCGCTCATGCCCACGCCTCCGCGGCCGCAGCGGCCAGGAGGCGACGGAGGAGGAAGGACCACTCCACGGCTCGGGAGGGAGCGCCCGCCCGCAGCGCCGCGTCCGCGTCCGCCgcggggccagcggcggcgggcggcggcgcggagggcgaGAAGGAGCGGCTGCTGGCCAACGAGAGGTACCTGTCGGAGATCATGAAGGAGAAGGCGTCCACGGCGAgggaccggcggcgggggcgcgtcgCCGTGTGGCGGCCGCACCTGGAGAGCATCACCGAGGATGACTTGTAA